The genomic segment GgagattttatagtttttatattCATTGTGTTTAATGAACATAAGTAGCATTCTTCAGATAGTTTTTACTTTTATGTCGTACACTAGGTATCCCAAAATAGTATATCCTCACCATTTTGTCTATGAGCatacaaaaaggagaaaaggtaaaGAATTCTCTTTTCTTGCTGTCATGCCTTTAAAACTGCATTTTATGACAGTAGGTAAAGAATTTAAGTTGGCTACATTAGAAACATCTTGAAAACAGACTATTATTTGTGAAGTTAGCAATGTTATTTCCAGTGTTTTCTTGTAGAGCAAGTGTGGAGCAAGAGGTAAGACTGGAATGGAGTTATTCACATTTTGAAAGCCAGAAGACAAACTATATGaacacaattatttaaaaaaaataaaagtaaaaattttttaatgatataaaGGCATAATTTTAGCTTTGAGGAACTTTgtcaaaaagtatttatttttcctttatttcttaagACTTGCCATTGACATTATTAAACCTAAGAAAAATGAGCCTATGCAACTCTTTTGCTTAGGTTTAGTTTAAACCAGAGGAGATTCTTATATTTTCctcagttttgaattttttagtttttatatttgtataaaataCACAATATTTTTGGGGTTCTTTTTGTAGCTATTATATTTCAGTAGTCATGATTATTTTTATAGAGTGCATTTTTGAGGAGGCAGAGGATTCTTTTGGAGTAAAAAGTATAAGAGAACTCTGATACTcaaaattactgttttttttttttaagaaaaggggTTAATAGAacctttgaattttaatttttctactcaTCTGTTCTACATTTTTTCCCCTAGTAAGTTCTGTATTAATAAAACTTAAACATGCCAAGTTTATTCTACTAAGCACAATAATCAGTAGCTTAATAGATACTCATTGAACTCCaacaatgcattaattttaaatGCTGAACTGGATTACAAACTATAGGGTACAAAGGCAAAATATTTTGGAACAGTAAAGACTAGGATTTTGTTGaagcaaagaataaaatgatTTATCACTTTAATGCAAACTTAGTTTTATTGTTTAATAGAGTATTGTTTTTAGTTTTATCCTTGGACTAtcttgagtagttgattttatgcATTTTCAGGTCTTTCAAACATGATGTCAGATGGTGAATTTTTAAGAACAAGTTGTGGCTCACCCAACTATGCTGCACCGGAAGTAATTTCAGGAAGGTAGTATCTGACACCACCCTCACCACCAACtttgtaattttgtatttctcCTAGATTTTATTAGTCTATAATGTCATATTTAATTCTAGTGAAAGGAAAGACATTTAAAGCTTATTCTTTTCTCATCCAGAAAGTGTTCTAAGAATAAAACATTGCAGGTGAATAAGGACTAAGGCCTCCATTTATAGAAAAGAATGTTGGTTTGCAAGTCAATGTTATATTAAAGTAGTTAGATAAGTACATTACTTTGACTTTCTTTCCCTGGTGGAGGAAATTGAAGGTTTAAAACTAGTATGTTTTAAAGGTAGGTAACACACTAAAAACTTGAGTAGTACAGAAATATCTAGTAGTTAGATAAAGAATTAAAAGTGAAATGtgtatctttaatttttcaaatagaTGGCATTTTGTAGTAGCTTTAGTTTTTATAAGATGTCTTGGGGAACTGGACTGAAGTATTGATAAAATATTTAGACTTCATTTATTttgagatttcattttttaaatctagagACTGCAGTAAGAATTCTAACCTCAAATTACTAACCATCAGCATTGAGAACATGAGGATCTTTGTATAGTGTAGCTTTTCAAATAGTTAGATGACtgaaaaaattgattttttaagaGTAAGTGTTCTTAACTATACCACTGAAATTGTAAACAGAGGTGTGTTTACTAGTTTTTATAATTAAGTTTTAATAACTTTTCACTCAAGTCACATTTCTTTGTTTGAATGTTTCACATAGTAATTGAAAGCGCAGAAATATTGTAGTATTTTCATAAGCTTGCTTGCTTGACCTGCTCAGGAAAACTCCATTTGTGTGAAGGCATTGCTATGAATGAGGCAGAAATATCTAATTTTAGATTTATTGAGCTTCATTATTATCTTTTTATATTAACttaatgttaaaaatttttttttaattattttatttgtgttttctaaattcttttggtaagaaaaaaattcaggatCTGGATACTGAGGCCAGTGttcattaaataataaaaagaaatgtattgtAATTATACATGCATGCAATGGGCCATTACTGATATCTAATTTTTCCAGTTTGGATAAGGTCTTTCTGCGAGGTTTGATTGAATGGAACCTCTTTCaacctttattttaaaagtagtttttatTGATCAATTCAACAATTCACttgattaatttaatttaaagaaatccTTCCCATGTCTCCACCTCTTTACCTTCCTAAGTAGCTGGCAGAAAAAAGTCAATTTCCACCCATCTCTCTAACCCAGTAATCCCAGTTCCAAGCATTTTTTGGAACTCTGATGGAAAGAagcctaaagagaaaaaaaataaaagaaatccttccTCTGAAGCCAAACTTTGAATTGATTATCTAACTAGTCTGCAACTAGCTAAGTCAGTGTTTTGCAAATAAGAGTTTAGAATCTTCCATGAACCAGTTAGCTTGGCTTCCTTACAAAGTCTCAGACCTCTTTTACCTTGGTAGGAGATCTTGGCTATTGGTAGGATCTCATGAGGACCATAGTAAGGTAGTCAGAAGAGAATTTTAGCTATAGtttctaactttaaaaaattcttgacTTTTGTTTTCAAACATAATATTAATAGAATTAGTGTAGGGTCTTCATGTGTAGTATACAGCAGTGACTATAACCAACACATTCTGACTAATAATTATGAAGTATCCATATTTACAATTTTTGATTAATTGACTCTTAAGTTACTAGTGATTATTTAATCTAATTGGTACTTCCTATTACAGATTGTATGCAGGTCCAGAGGTAGATATATGGAGCAGTGGGGTTATTCTCTATGCTTTATTATGTGGAACCCTTCCATTTGATGACGATCACGTGCCAACTCTTTTTAAGAAGATATGTGATGGGATCTTTTATACCCCTCAGTATTTAAATCCATCTGTGATTAGCCTTTTGAAACATATGCTGCAAGTGGATCCCATGAAGAGGGCCACAATCAAAGATATCAGGTAACAAAGCGACTTGGACATTACCAGATCTAATACTATCAATGATACAagttaagtgaaagaaaaagttGCAGGACAGTATGTACAatgtaattccatttttaatgtttaaaaatatagacacatttatttattttattaatagtgtatagacatatttatttattttattttggtaaataCACACTGAACTGGCTACTTAGGGAAGTAGGATTGATGGGAAGGACAGTGCTTTCACTTTTAACTTACACATCTTTATTTTGAACAATGTATGAATataatattactttttaaaataactaatgaaagataaaaaggatGTTGGTAGGATGTTGTATTTTGTAGTGGTTTTTAAGGATTTTCTGTAGTATGcttcatattttacttttatgtattctCATTAGGATTAATACTTTTTAGTAGTAAATTTGTGTGTTGCTGTTTGAATTCTGATCTCATGAATTACTGTATTTCCTTTTCATCTCAaggaatagaaaattttaatttagtcaataattttttttgtaatagtATGCGTTAAATCACATTTGAAATTGCTGTTTTATAGGTTTCATATGGCAGGTCATGATTTTACCAACAGAGGAAAAGGACAAATCATTCTCTAAAAtttatgtgttttaaaatatttaagtgagAGAGCTTTTTCTtggggtttacctattttttatttccaattgTAAGTGTAGTATGTCACAATTGGAAAAGACCTAGGAAACACCATAATCAAAGAAGAGAACTAAAATGCTCCCTAATTCCATCACCCAGAAGATAATAATTATTCTTTTGGGTGTTTTCCTTGCTTGGTGTTTTTAGTTTCAGCATAGTTTTTGACATAGTTCTGGTCAAACATATCCTTTTACATATGAAGTTTATATATCCTCATAACTTCAGTTTCTCAGTTCCTTCATTTAAAATAAGAGAGTTTTATTATCTTCACAGAGTAGTTTTGAAAATGAGGTGAGGAGATAATGTATATGAAGAGTTTAACTTAAAACCtaccacatagtaagcactcagtgaATGGTACTTGTCTGTTTTTGttgttacatttttttccagttaacATGTTATCAGAAGAGGATTGTAATGAAGCCACAGAATATGTTCTCTTTCTGACCTGGAAATAGGCTGTCTTTgtcatttttcatttgttctaaaacttcatttaaataaagtataaacatttcttttcttgttgCTACAGCACTGCTTTCTCCTTCTTAATCAGATGCAGGCTGGGGCATTTCCCCCATATATGCAATGAAACCTGAATCAAAACAGGAAAATCTCAGTTTAAAAAAGTGATAATACCACATGAGTACAAATATAAATGAATTCATATCCTAAATTCTCCAAACTGTTATTTTCAGTCTCATCTCTATTTGGAATCCTCCTGACTCTGCTGTTTTCTCTCAGGGAACATGAATGGTTTAAACAGGACCTTCCAAAATATCTATTTCCTGAAGATCCATCATATAGTTCAACCATGATTGATGATGAAGCCTTAAAAGAAGTATGTGAAAAATTTGAATGCTCAGAAGAGGAGGTTCTCAGCTGCCTTTATAACAGAAATCACCAGGACCCTTTGGCAGTTGCCTACCACCTCATAATAGATAACAGGAGAATAATGAATGAGGCCAAAGATTTTTATTTGGCGACAAGCCCACCTGATTCTTTCCTCGATGATCACCATTTGACTCGACCACATCCTGAAAGAGTACCATTCTTGGTTGCTGAAACACCAAGGGCACGCCATACCCTTGATGAATTAAATCCACAGAAGTCCAAACACCAGGGTGTAAGGAAAGCAAAATGGCATTTGGGAATTAGAAGTCAAAGTCGACCAAATGATATCATGGCAGAAGTTTGTAGAGCAATTAAACAATTGGATTACGAATGGAAGGTAAGAAAGAACAATCTGTTTATTAGCACATTTGGCAAACTTTTAgtctataaaatgttttatagaatTACTTTTGACTTTGTTTTTATCCATACTGTATGCTAGGTTGTAAACCCGTATTATTTGCGTGTTCGAAGGAAGAATCCTGTGACAAGTACATACTCCAAAATGAGTCTACAGCTATACCAAGTGGATAGCAGAACATACTTACTGGATTTCCGTAGTATTGATGGTAGGTACATCACAGAAAACAATATAGTTGACATATTAGACCTTGTTAATTTAACTTGGCTTTTAAGTCTTTGATTTTCTTGAAGCTTCTTGAATTGTCCTAGTAATTGACTAGCAAAAAACATAAAtgtgagattttgtgcctttgtGATATTACCATTTGTGGATCTTATCATTCTTATAATCTTATAGTGTGTTGTCCTTTTAAGATTATCCTCTTGTAAAATTCTTAAAGCCAGATGCAGTCTGATCTTAAAGTGATAGTTTTTGccacatttctgttttttggtgtgGCTCATCTTGGTAAGATAAAATatcttatttagaaataaatgttaacttttctgtaaatttttattatcaaatattttttatatctgaTATTTATACAATTTTTTGATATCTCATTTAGGAATTAAAAGTAGTTTAATTAGAGGTGAGTGACAAGGCATTGTAAATAGATTTTACTAGTAGCTGGTCAAGGAGTTATTTGCCAAGTAAGGCATCTTGGAGGGGTTTGAGAGAAATGTTTTGTACAGTTGAAGGATTTCtgcttattttctcctttaaatgaGCTTTTTCCTCCCAGCCTGACACTAGTAACATAGAGGtatgtattctttttatttttgtgagtgttatataattccaattttatttatctttcaatAAAGTGTTCTTAAATAATCACTTATTTGGAATGCACTCTGTAGGAATTTAGGACTAAAACATTGTATGTTCAAGATAATTATCATAATTAGTTGAAAGTAACATTGTTAACCTAGACTACGGTACATATTTCTATTTACTTACAATCATAAGCAATCATAGATAACCTGATGATAAAAtcactgaaatatttaaaattttaaggtaCATATTTTATTTGGTTACCAAAGTAATGACCCTACTACTATATAAAATCTTAGAGTCCCTCCTTGAATTTTATTGAAGAAATTCTAAATTGCattgaatattattttactattttaattgtttgaaaatgaaaatctatACTTAGAAAATATATCTCTGATCACCATTATGTATAGTTTGCCAGAATATTCCTTCAATTATTTAGATTGGTTGAGGTAAATTAATTGCAGAAGGcagatatttttgtttctgtttttctttttcaatgggAAAATTACTCATATGCCAAGGTATGTAAAAGTAGACTATAAGAGACTTCCAGTGAGTGGTGCAGTATCATAACATGGTTTGAAATTTACATTAATTCACATTTTCCATGCATATATACTCTCAAACGTAACTTACCTTATCTATTAAAAAGCCTGATGAAACACACTCAATTCATAATTCAAATAcgtattctttttctcttccccagCATTATAAGACGGTGTAgctgtatatataaatattctcTCACAACCAGAGCCTTTAATTAAATACAAGTTTATGGCAATTCTTCACTGGCCAAATCAATTAAGATGTATCGACACTTTTGTTCATCTAAGATTATATGGAATTATTAGATGAGATTACCTAGGAATTTGTTGTCTTCTTTATAAACTCTAAGATAGTACCTACATAGTATCAGAAAGACACAGGTTTGAGCTGTGCTATGTTAGCCAAATCTGTTGGCCTGCTTATCATTATGTGCAGATGGTATTTATCTGCTAACACGTACTAATGCAGTTTGACATATGAAATGATTGTTATTTCTCATGTATTTGGATCCAGTTTACAACCTTAGGTGTATTAGCACCTGATTTACCAACTGAATGACCTTTCACTGTTTTTATATTGTGTTCCCAACTTTAGTTTttccttgctttttgtttattgaaattGTTGCTCTTTTATGGGATCTTAAATCAAATATGAAAGGAGGGAGATTGAAAAGCCATGAGATGAGAGTTAGGAGACTTGGGTTCTAGATTTCCCTCTATATAGTTTTTACCTACCGCAAGATACCAACTTCTGGGTGTTTATGTTTTCTTATCAATAAAATGAGAGATGATTATGATTTCCACAATTACTTCCAAATTTTAAGTACATTTATTCTATGATTTTAATACAGAGGGATTAATTTTTATTGCTAGGGAAGAGTGTTTATTAAGCTCCAATTTTATTGAGCTTTTAATCTTGGGTTGCAAGATTGATGAGTAACTGCATACTGTACCCAATCTTGAATAACCATGAGAAAATAtactgtatattaaaaaaaagcaagtggTTTGACAGTGTATTTTAGAAGGTATTAAACATAAATGTGCTCTTGATAGCTGGTCAGCAATCTCACTCAAAGAAGCAAattaaatactattaaaaattttGGAGGGCATCATGgataataatacatataaattttttttaccCAGATGAAATTACTGAAGCCAAATCAGGAACTGCTACTCCACAGAGATCAGGATCAGTTAGCAACTATCGATCTTGCCAAAGGAATGATTCAGATGCTGAGGCTCAAGGAAAAACCTCAGAAGCTTCTCTTACCTCATCTGTGACCTCACTTGACTCTTCTCCTGTTGACTTAACTTCAAGACCTGGAAGTCACACAATAGAATTTTTTGAGATGTGTGCAAATCTAATTAAAATTCTTGCACAGTAAACCTAAAACTTTGCTTATTTCTTTGATAGCAATAAGCATGCGTAATAACTCATAGCCAAATGCTTCCATTTATAATCAAGTTATATGTAATCGTAACTGAGGATTAGCCTTTTGGAATGCAATTTGCACAAGGAACAGAAATGATTAGTAGTTAAAAGCCTAATGtgcaaaaatgaattaagataacTTTTTGTTCATCATTCAGTAGACATTTAGCCTAATGTAACATATACAGTGAATTACAGGTTTCTCAGGCTCACttgatttttagtattttatatttagtGTACACAGGGCTTTGTagaatattaatttaccataaagGCCTTCATAGATTATTACATGTTGatgtgttttatatttgtttcataCATTTATTCAGTGAATATTTGCCTAGAATCCTAGAGACCTTTATAGGTGATTTTGTTTCCTGGGTTCCTTAACTTCTTAAATAGCAAGTATCTTTCCCAGAGTAGGGTCAGTCTGAATGACTCATCCATATCATCCCCTTAATATTCTATAGTTCATGAAAAGTTGTATCAAAGATACTAGACACAATTAAAGTCTTTCTTTAGCTTGTAAGTCCAAAAAAACACAGAACTTATGTATTCAGATACTCTAGGCACAAGTTTTAATCTTACGTTTTGTCCCACTATATTTCTATACATAAATTGCTCTTTTTATCACAAGAGCTGAATTGCATATACTATAAATCATGATTGTTTTTG from the Manis pentadactyla isolate mManPen7 chromosome 2, mManPen7.hap1, whole genome shotgun sequence genome contains:
- the PRKAA1 gene encoding 5'-AMP-activated protein kinase catalytic subunit alpha-1 isoform X3; this translates as MVVHRDLKPENVLLDAHMNAKIADFGLSNMMSDGEFLRTSCGSPNYAAPEVISGRLYAGPEVDIWSSGVILYALLCGTLPFDDDHVPTLFKKICDGIFYTPQYLNPSVISLLKHMLQVDPMKRATIKDIREHEWFKQDLPKYLFPEDPSYSSTMIDDEALKEVCEKFECSEEEVLSCLYNRNHQDPLAVAYHLIIDNRRIMNEAKDFYLATSPPDSFLDDHHLTRPHPERVPFLVAETPRARHTLDELNPQKSKHQGVRKAKWHLGIRSQSRPNDIMAEVCRAIKQLDYEWKVVNPYYLRVRRKNPVTSTYSKMSLQLYQVDSRTYLLDFRSIDDEITEAKSGTATPQRSGSVSNYRSCQRNDSDAEAQGKTSEASLTSSVTSLDSSPVDLTSRPGSHTIEFFEMCANLIKILAQ
- the PRKAA1 gene encoding 5'-AMP-activated protein kinase catalytic subunit alpha-1 isoform X2 encodes the protein MRRLSSWRKMATAEKQKHDGRVKIGHYILGDTLGVGTFGKVKVGKHELTGHKVAVKILNRQKIRSLDVVGKIRREIQNLKLFRHPHIIKLYQVISTPSDIFMVMEYVSGGELFDYICKNGRLDEKESRRLFQQILSGVDYCHRHMVVHRDLKPENVLLDAHMNAKIADFGLSNMMSDGEFLRTSCGSPNYAAPEVISGRLYAGPEVDIWSSGVILYALLCGTLPFDDDHVPTLFKKICDGIFYTPQYLNPSVISLLKHMLQVDPMKRATIKDIREHEWFKQDLPKYLFPEDPSYSSTMIDDEALKEVCEKFECSEEEVLSCLYNRNHQDPLAVAYHLIIDNRRIMNEAKDFYLATSPPDSFLDDHHLTRPHPERVPFLVAETPRARHTLDELNPQKSKHQGVRKAKWHLGIRSQSRPNDIMAEVCRAIKQLDYEWKVVNPYYLRVRRKNPVTSTYSKMSLQLYQVDSRTYLLDFRSIDDEITEAKSGTATPQRSGSVSNYRSCQRNDSDAEAQGKTSEASLTSSVTSLDSSPVDLTSRPGSHTIEFFEMCANLIKILAQ
- the PRKAA1 gene encoding 5'-AMP-activated protein kinase catalytic subunit alpha-1 isoform X1, producing MRRLSSWRKMATAEKQKHDGRVKIGHYILGDTLGVGTFGKVKVGKHELTGHKVAVKILNRQKIRSLDVVGKIRREIQNLKLFRHPHIIKLYQVISTPSDIFMVMEYVSGGELFDYICKNGRKSDVPGVVRTGSMKELDEKESRRLFQQILSGVDYCHRHMVVHRDLKPENVLLDAHMNAKIADFGLSNMMSDGEFLRTSCGSPNYAAPEVISGRLYAGPEVDIWSSGVILYALLCGTLPFDDDHVPTLFKKICDGIFYTPQYLNPSVISLLKHMLQVDPMKRATIKDIREHEWFKQDLPKYLFPEDPSYSSTMIDDEALKEVCEKFECSEEEVLSCLYNRNHQDPLAVAYHLIIDNRRIMNEAKDFYLATSPPDSFLDDHHLTRPHPERVPFLVAETPRARHTLDELNPQKSKHQGVRKAKWHLGIRSQSRPNDIMAEVCRAIKQLDYEWKVVNPYYLRVRRKNPVTSTYSKMSLQLYQVDSRTYLLDFRSIDDEITEAKSGTATPQRSGSVSNYRSCQRNDSDAEAQGKTSEASLTSSVTSLDSSPVDLTSRPGSHTIEFFEMCANLIKILAQ